In Tachysurus fulvidraco isolate hzauxx_2018 chromosome 9, HZAU_PFXX_2.0, whole genome shotgun sequence, the sequence TGCCTCCTTGACAGGGTGGAGAGCCACACAAGAGGGCAGATCAGTGAACGGTGTGTGGCCGATCTCACTTCGCTCAGCCCATATAAATTACTTGGAGCTCCTCACTGTGTGGAAAACTCTGATGCATTTCTCACCCCGCCTGCGGGGACATCATGTGCTGGTATGCTGCGACAATATGACAGCTGTAGCATATATCAACCGTCAAGGTGGCATGCGCTCCTCCAGGCTTCACGCTCTGGCTCACAAGTTGTTGGTGTGGAGCGCGTGGCATTTTCTGTCGTTACGGGCGACTCACGTCCCGGGCCTTTTGAACAGGTGTGCAGACCTTCTGTCGAGGGGGAACCCTCTGTACAGAGAGTGGAGTCTCCACCCCCAGATAGTGGGGCTGCTCTGAGAGAGGTTCGGCCAGGCTGCCGTCAATCTCTTTGCCTCGCGCGAAAACGCCCACTGTCCTATGTTTTTCTTGCTGCTCTACGCTTTCCCTCCGCTCTGCCTGAAATCCCCGACACTGGCCAGGATCGTGGTGCAGGGTTTATCTCTGATCCTCATAGCTCCCACGTGGCCCAAACCACCTTGGCTTGTGGAGATAATTCCTCTTCTGTATGCGGAGCCGTGGCCCCTCCTGTTGTGTACGGACCTCCTGGCCCAGGCGAACGgggagatttttcttttttttgccccGGTGGCTCTCTGGGCCTGCCTGTGAGAGGGCGATTTTGAGCACACTGGGGCTTTACCCCCCATGTTATCGCCACAATTCAGAGTGCCAGGGACCcttccacacactctctctatgaTTGCAAATGGCATGTGTTTGAGGCGTGGTGCGAGGAGCACCAGCTCGTCTCGTATCTGTGCTCAGTCACTGATATTCTGGGTTTTTTACAGGGCCTTATCGATCGTGGCAGGACCTTTTCGATGATTAAGGTCTATTTGGTGGCTATCGCTGCATGTCACACCAGTTTCGGTGACGCTACGGTGGGGTAGCACCCCCTTATCCGTAGATTTATGAGGGGCGTGCTACGAGGCCCGCATTCTTGTCAGCCCTGTCTGCCCAGCCTGGCTGTGTATGTTTTCAGGCATATGGTCTTCTCCCCGCCATACGCTCGGGTTGgtccatttacatgtttatttacatgttctttTCCTGCAGGCGGCCCGCTTGTTGGACATCAGAGGggttttaacatgcatgttgccACATGCTGTGTTTCCCTTTGGCTGAACTTTTTGCCCCGCGCAGTATGTTATGtgtgctgctttgtgacgtgcCGAGCACCACTTTTTGTCCGTCCTCTGGCTTACAGGGCCtcgctgtgagtgtattgggcaaccggggagttgtctatatatcccataggtggatctcgaacacgagatgatgaaagagaacattaggttactgtcATAAACctggttctctgaaacatcaagtggagagatccaccaagtTTTCCCCCCTTGCTGCACGAGAAGCAAATATGTAAACTGAGTACTAAGAATccgtttgcctttccatcggctagagagccatcacagagccgagtctgacatcactgtatacgtgtcacgtttcccggcaacgttagcacagcagcggcaacatcaacaatggcggatgttgctttattgttaatggtcatggctttgtgaacctacattggcatctaAATGTGGCGattccaacgtgtacgtgcagctttatgtaatttgtataaatgaagtaaaatgtacattaaaagGTGTAACAAAATTAGAGGattcaaaaaaatataaaaatagactgCAGGAATAAGCAAAATGATTTGTATAATTTTAAATGGTGTGCCTTTAAATGCAATGTCTGTGAAAGGCTGTCAGAGATGTGCATCAGCTCACTCAAACCTCTATATGTTCAAGAAACTAAGGGTCAAATAATGAAGGAACACACCACAATTCTGGTCACCACCTTTGTCAATGAGTTACTGCTAAAGAAAGCTGAGTTATTAACTCCTCTGTACAGATGAAAGTAGAAAAAAGATATAATGGTAATTGAGGCCACCAATATGATAATCTCCCAGATTAAGGTAGCCACTCTTTTAACCTTATCCTGATAACTTAGCCAGCACTGAAGTCGTCCTTCTCTGTCATAGCTTGGATTGCGCACTACAAGAGCACATTTTTGACTGATTAACATTTTTCACTTTACAAATTTACATtcacaacatttggcagatgcactTATGCTgagcaatgtacaaaagtgaTTTGAAGTCTCCagcaatgaatacattaacactcgttcactaggttacagacttaggatacatCAACGttaagcttttttgtttgtttgtttgtttgttttttttaacacaatacagagaaaataattgtaatttaagACTTACTTCTTTGTTTCAAGCAATTATGCTTTTGGTGTAAATGTATTAGGTAAATTAAAAGTTTGAAAAATTATCCAGACTCactttaaattcattaatttaatctgaaaaaatatattaaaaggtGTTATAAAAAAGAATCAGAAGGTGCAAAAAACTATGAAAATAAACTGCAAGAAAAATGTCAGTGATAGGCTGTTAGAAAAGTTCATATTCTCTCTCAAACCTCTATATCTTCAAGAAACTAAGGAGCACCTGTTCCAGCTGTTCCCTGTTGAAGAGCCCAACCAGAGAAAACGTACAGGAGGGGTTCACacaactgttaaaaaaaaaacagagctgtAGTAACAATCCCTCCAGATTCTGCAGATCTTAAAATACTGTCATTGTCAGTGAATGCAGCAAAGATGATCACAATGTTGGAGATTTAAACCGGGATCCAAAAagtgacaaaacacacaattcTGGTCACCACCTTGGTCAATGAGTTACTGCTAAAGAAAGCTGAGTTATTAACTCCTCTGTGAAGGTGAAAGTAGAAATAAGATACGATGGTAGATGAAGCCACAAATATTATAATCTACCAGATTAATGTAAGCACTCTTTCAGCCTTATTCTGATATCTTAGCGTGCACTGAAGTCGTCCTCCTCTGTCCCAGCTGAGATTGTACTGTACAAGAGCATAGCATGAAAAAACTGCACTTACTGTAACATCCACATCCCACTTACAATAAAAGGATCTTCTTTCCATTTCTGCCAAGCTTCTCCCATTTTCAGGATGCAGCACTTGGATGTAACGCTGCATGctcatcaacaccacacacagtatgcTGCAGAAGAAACTTAATAAAGTGATGTAAGAGAGAAGCTTACACAAGACCAAGCCAAACACCCAGCCATGCAGAAGAGCCCAAATCCAAACGGGCAGAGAAATCAGAGTGAGTAGAGCTGATATGGCCAGGCTTAGCATCAGTCTTGGAGTGAAACTGCCTCTCTTCAGCCATCCAGACAGACGCACAATTACAGCAATATTACCAGGGATTCCCAGTGTAAAGCAAACTGCCCCCACAATACTGCCAGTCAGGTTCTCAGTAGAGTCAGGACCAATGAGCGAGCTGTTGGATGAGTTTAGGTGCTGCATGGTTAGAGCTTTCACGTAACAGGGTGTAGGATCTAAATACTTAAAGAAGCAGAAGTACAGTATAGGAGTCTGTGGTTTCTTACGTAGATTAAAAAACAGCATGGTGTCAAAAGATACGTCAGGAAGTTCTGGTGAAAAAGGTTCAGCaatatattttgcatttcttcATGCACTCATTTTGACATAATTTAAGCTTTATAAACctataaacagtaaacagatgcATGTAGGTGGTTAAGACAgataacaaaatgtattttttagtcTGAAAATTCAGTAAAgccagttctgtcaggaccactttgtcaaatgagaatatattagatgatagcatacagttagtgttggcggttggttctgttcggggcaggaatcagagttttttttttttttttttttttgcaaataaaagaataaatggataaataaataattagagagagggagagagagagaaaatatgtggagatttaagacgtaaactggtacaacgaacacgggttccggcatggtggagtcggggttggaggagggagtttaagtcgCAGCAGCGGCGACtcgctagaaagcggctcaatgaatgggaatttaaatggtcgggtaatatggatgatGACGGGTCATGGAATGCTGCttaacagctgatgcatgcttgacgacgtggcctgccaaaACTGATGTGAAGCTTAATTTCAGTCAGCTGCATAAAATTACACTGCAGAAAATTCTGCTGTTTCTCTTGTAGACCTGTGGAGTTGAATGGAGGGTGGAATTAGGAGAGTGAGTGCTAAGGAGGTGGCTACACCTGAGTGACAGAAGAGATATATATGGGAGACAAGAGAGCACAGAGACACAAGAGAACACAGCTAGATCTAAGCTGAACAGAACTGACTAATGTGTATGTGCTTAAGTTGGTGTGTCTCCAATGAGAGAGACCATGATTCAAGAATCATTTAAAAAGCAGAATTaaagagaatgagtgagagtcaCACTGGTGTAGAAACATGAGGATTTCAGGATAAATGTGATGATCGAGGCCACAAACAAGCAGTacagatgataaaaaaaaaaaaagaaaagttttttccTTTCAACAAACAAAATTAGGCAGGCTTATACATAACAAAAGTCACCCCCAACAAGGTTCCATACAAGAAGTACAAACTTTAGATAATGTATCCAGGCCAAAAACACATCAATGATTAAATGTGTCCCCTGTTAACAagtaagaaacaaaaacaaaaataaaaccaaaaaggaaacaaacccTAAGTTAAAAAGCACAAAGTGTTGCTGTTGCTGAACAACACAGACCTTGTATAATACGTCCACCACAACGAGAAACAAAAAGGTAAATCCATACATATCCATTTCATTATGcataacacaatacaaacaattaCCTAAAGAACAATCAAAACTactgcaaacaaacaatcaaagaaTTTAACtaaatgaattgaatagaaaaaatatccctctgaatttaaaataaaaaaaaataaaaaaaataaaataaaaacatgaacaaagttttagactcatggtatccaatgtatgtaacctagtgacccagagttaatgtatccaatgatagggACTTAAGCACTTCGGTAGGTCGTTCTGGATACAGTAagtgcatctgccaaatgcagtaaatgccCGCCTCTCCCTTTTGCTGACACAAGGAATGTGTCATGAACCAGAGTGAACTAGGACCCAGGGAAAAGGTCATTAGCAAAGAGGAATCAGTAGTGTGCACCCATCCATACATCAAGATTTTAATAAACTAttaactgtttttattcattcttataaacaagaggattttaaaaaataacaaaattactAAATTTCACTTCaaaatagcattaaaaaaatggtAGAGACCAAATATGTGAGGTGGACTACGCAACGTCACAATAAGATAAAATCATCATGGAGTGTCCCTTTCCCAGATCATCAAGAGCCACACTGGCATCCACCAGACTCAACACCAGGCGCTTCATGAGCTAAACTTGGAGCAAGAGCAACACTTCCAGCTTCTTCAGACACAGACTGAGCATTGATAGATGCTTTGGGGGTCCAGACAACCGCTACTCTAACAGCAGTTTTGCAGGGAATCTGGGTAGTACTAGTTCCCAATGCACCACAGGCTTCCTCAATCAAGTTGGGACATATATCGCTTGTAGTTGCAATGAGACTGGAGTGacaaattttgtttttgtttcagcgAAGAACATCTTGAGATACTGCAtggtttaattataattaaaccatgcagtttaattataattaataattgggtgtgtgtgtgtgtgtgtgtcttctgccTCCATATTGGCATCTATTTCTACAGTCAGAAATGGCTCTGAATTGAATTCCTGTACAATTATAACATGTTACAACTCACAGTAAAAGTGCTGCAAGTTCCTGTCATGTTTTCTCACACCTGTTTAagcagaggtagcatttttaaaaatcaggaaactttattttggtttacAGCTCaaaatgtaagtgtttttaagttCAGAAAACAGTTTCAACCaaaactattttatatataaaaaacttttatatataaaatcagcagagacacaaaaaatataaagcagagacacaaaaaatctaacaaacacaaaactatacTCATAATGAATGTTGCTAATATTGATGAACACATTTTGGATTGAgtaacatttatcattttccaaTTTAAGACTTACTCTTTGTTTCAAGCCATTATGCTTTAGGATCACACAAATGTATTAGGTAGACATACAGTATCTGTTAAGTCATACAGTATCTGTTAAATTCATCTGCAAAATATGTtaggtgtaataaaaaaaaggtgcagAAAAAATAGACTGCAGAAATAAGCAAAATGattcatataattttatatggTGTGCCTTTAAATTCAATGTCTGTGAAAGGCTGTCAGAGACGTGCATCAGCTCATTCAAACCTCTATATCTTCAAGAAACTAAGGATCATCTGTTCCAGCTGTTCTCTGTTGAAGAGCCCGAGCAGAGAAAGTGTACAGGAAGGGGTTCACACAACTGTTAATAAAAACCAGAGCTGTAGTAACATTATCTCCAGATTCTGCAGATCTTAACAGACTGTCATTCCCAGTCAATGCAGCAAAGATGATCACAATGTCGGTGATTTGAACTGGGATccaaaaaatgaagaaacacacaacaattcTGGTCACCAGCTTGGTCAATGAGTTACTGTGAAAGAAGGCTGAGTTATTAACTCCTCTGTGAAGGTGAAAGTAGAAATAAGATACGATGGCGAATGAAGCCACACATATTATAATCTCCCAGATTAAAGTAGCCACTCTTTCAACCTCATTCTGATATCTTAGCGTGCACTGAAGTCGTCCTAATCTGTCAAAGCTTATACTGCTTAGTATGAGAGCATAGCATGAAAAAACTGCACTTAACATCCACATCCCACTCAAAAggatcttctttccttttctgccaAGCTTGTTCCATTTCTCAGGATACAGCACTTGGATGTAACGCTGCATGctcatcaacaccacacacagtatgcTGCAGTAGAGGCTTAAGTAGATCATGTAAAAGAGAAGCTTACACAAGACCAAGCCAAAAACCCAGCCATGCAGAAGAGCCCAAATCCAAACGGGCAGAGAAATCAGAGTGAGTAGATCTGATATGGCCAGGCTTAGCATCAGTCTCGGGGTGAAACTGCCTCTCTTCAGCCATCCAGACAGACGCACCATTACAGCAATATTACCAGGGACTCCCAGTATGAAGCAAACTGCCACCACACTACTGGCAATCAGGTTCTCAGTAGAGACAGGAGCGATGAGCGAGCTGTTGGATGAGTTGAGCTGCTGCATGGTTGAGTGCTGTGGGTTGGAGGAAACTGTAGAACTAAAGTAAGCAGAAGTGTAGGAGTGTGAGAGATATGTCAGGTCAGTAAGAGTACAGTTTCACATGTCATTTCGAAAAAGTCCGGAAATGGCACAAGCATTTTTATAGCTTAAGCAGCACATAAAAATttgaaagttttaaaaaagaaaaatgaaaaaacatcaGGGACAAGAATGGGGCTATGAAATTACAAAACTTTTAACGAACAATTTCTGGTTTTGCTTCACACCAGAACATCTTCAGATACTGCACCATATCATCTCTAAAGATGGTCCTTCTTTCCCCCAAATCTTCTCAAAACTTTGGGAAATTCACGATTTGAACTGGTGAAAAAATTCATTGCTATATGTACTGAAAGGATATTCAGATTGAGCAGGCGAGAAAACAATAACTAGTTTGAGGTCAATTACAGAATAGTTtggaaaatattaatattatttaagtgatatatatatatatatttggattAACATTACACAAATGTGAAGGAGCACACGGtttaactattttttattaaaaaaaacacaatatttcatcattttcagcTCTGTATCAGTTGCATCTTTTCTTttagtaggtgtgtgtgtgtgtgtgtgtgtgtgtgtgtgtgtgtgtgtgtgtgatttttctgcCTCCGTACtggcatctatctatctacaaatcacagtaaatgtaaacacagtaaacttcAAGTTGCTCTCAAGTTGTTTCACAACTGTGCAAGCAGaagtagcatttttaaaaaccagaaaactttatttcagtcaggaccacttcgtaaatgAAGGTTATAGGGaccatacagttagtgttggcgggatCGTTCTGTTCTAGGAGAATTTTTCCCATGTGCCCGCACACGCATGCACGGACGGGGCGGGGAGGcagcgctggggaatgaatagacccccaaaacaaaaccatatgcCAGAGGGGACCCCCAACATAACTAATGCGTGGGGCCGTAGGACCACAAAATGCGATCGGGTGTGTCTCCCGGCCGAGCAAGGCGGCATGCAATGCGAAGCGCGTGCGGGGCTGGGTAGGAGCTAGGCGTGGTCGGTGGAAGAGGGAGAACTAGGTGCCCCGCCGCGTGATAACCAGGGGAGTTGTGGTCCACTAGCTAGTGGAGATGTGGGGGATGCGTCGCCCTGGGCTGGCTTTGCAGCATAATCACGACAAGCTTGTTGTTAAAACATATACACCCTGCCGCACGATATGGCAACACATGTTGCATACCCGCTAAGCTAGTGGAGACGCAGGGGAGCATCACCCAGGGCGAGCGCGGTGCATGGCGCGAGCGTGTGCGGAGATCGttgctgaatattttttttatttattttattttttacattttttttacagatggaGCCTGCACCAGCGGCTCCCCAGCCAGTCACACGCATCGAacgttttttaaatttttttattattaactgccACCCTAGAGAATTCGGGGGCGTGAACGAGGGTGAACGCaggcaggagaggagagagagagaagggagcaCACATTAGGAGGCAGGCATGATTAGAGGACGTCCATAGCTTTTTGGGCGTTTAACATGTCCATGGTTCCCGGACAGACGTAACGTTCGTATGCCACGGAGGACCATCGTCCTAGACTTTTTAAGGTGGG encodes:
- the LOC113653258 gene encoding leukotriene B4 receptor 1-like, with product MQQLNSSNSSLIAPVSTENLIASSVVAVCFILGVPGNIAVMVRLSGWLKRGSFTPRLMLSLAISDLLTLISLPVWIWALLHGWVFGLVLCKLLFYMIYLSLYCSILCVVLMSMQRYIQVLYPEKWNKLGRKGKKILLSGMWMLSAVFSCYALILSSISFDRLGRLQCTLRYQNEVERVATLIWEIIICVASFAIVSYFYFHLHRGVNNSAFFHSNSLTKLVTRIVVCFFIFWIPVQITDIVIIFAALTGNDSLLRSAESGDNVTTALVFINSCVNPFLYTFSARALQQRTAGTDDP